A single Vanacampus margaritifer isolate UIUO_Vmar chromosome 14, RoL_Vmar_1.0, whole genome shotgun sequence DNA region contains:
- the esm1 gene encoding endothelial cell-specific molecule 1 isoform X2, whose product MRKLTRAKCKTNLLGEKQLWLMLASSLPLQSLAEALLHHSSFSSSAPPSSSSSPAMSLLLVTVALSSLLAHGAYGAAAQAWGSGAKYAVNCPDRCDAGRCGPTLGCARTVLDDCGCCRVCAAGRGEHCYRTVSGMHGVKCGPGLFCEFYKDEDDYGDEYGVCKDCHFGTYGMECRKTCSCKGGGLCDRETGACLTLRFFAKLAGKLKMEPQSGDEGSGEVQYSDQPAANTSNASKRLNPR is encoded by the exons ATGAGGAAATTGACGAGAGCGAAGTGCAAAACAAACTTGTTGGGTGAAAAGCAGCTCTGGCTGATGCTCGCCTCCTCACTCCCACTCCAGTCCCTCGCAGAGGCGCTCCTCCACCACAGCAGCTTCTCATCATCAGCACCaccatcctcttcctcctcgccaGCCATGTCTCTGCTGCTAGTCACGGTAGCGCTATCCTCGCTGCTCGCCCACGGTGCCTATGGCGCTGCAGCCCAGGCGTGGGGCTCCGGTGCCAAGTACGCCGTCAACTGTCCGGACAGGTGCGACGCGGGGCGCTGCGGCCCCACGCTCGGCTGCGCGCGCACCGTGCTGGACGATTGCGGCTGCTGCCGGGTGTGCGCCGCCGGCCGAGGGGAGCACTGTTACCGCACCGTGTCTGGCATGCACGGCGTCAAGTGCGGACCGGGCCTCTTCTGCGAGTTCTACAAGGACGAGGACGACTATGGGGATGAATACGGCGTGTGCAAAG ACTGCCACTTTGGCACCTATGGCATGGAGTGCCGTAAAACTTGCAGCTGCAAAGGCGGCGGCCTGTGTGACAGGGAGACAGGCGCATGTCTCACCCTCCGGTTCTTCGCCAAATTGGCCGGCAAGCTCAAGATGGAGCCTCAAAGTGGAGACGAGGGTTCGGGAGAGGTTCAGTACTCGGACCAACCGGCAGCAAATACATCCAACGCTTCCAAGCGGCTCAACCCTCGCTGA
- the esm1 gene encoding endothelial cell-specific molecule 1 isoform X1 produces MYVSFNTFRAFESLKPLTSLLAREHLRRVVSVTCPVRGSSYSDKNIMPRLLPPPPSPPSLLLLGLYQLKAAGVGCLPYRHLVSHKCRTPSRPRQSSSSITIITILLSLAEALLHHSSFSSSAPPSSSSSPAMSLLLVTVALSSLLAHGAYGAAAQAWGSGAKYAVNCPDRCDAGRCGPTLGCARTVLDDCGCCRVCAAGRGEHCYRTVSGMHGVKCGPGLFCEFYKDEDDYGDEYGVCKDCHFGTYGMECRKTCSCKGGGLCDRETGACLTLRFFAKLAGKLKMEPQSGDEGSGEVQYSDQPAANTSNASKRLNPR; encoded by the exons ATGTATGTTAGCTTCAACACATTTAGGGCGTTTGAAAGCTTGAAGCCGCTGACAAGTTTGCTGGCTCGGGAGCACCTCCGGCGGGTCGTCAGCGTAACCTGTCCCGTCAGAGGGAGCTCCTATTCGGACAAAAATATCATGCCCCGgcttctccctcctcctccctcgcctccttctcttcttcttctggggCTGTATCAGCTGAAGGCGGCCGGCGTCGGATGTCTACCTTACCGCCATCTTGTGTCTCACAAGTGTCGAACGCCGTCTCGTCCTCGTCAATCATCGTCATCAATCACCATCATCACAATTTTGCTG TCCCTCGCAGAGGCGCTCCTCCACCACAGCAGCTTCTCATCATCAGCACCaccatcctcttcctcctcgccaGCCATGTCTCTGCTGCTAGTCACGGTAGCGCTATCCTCGCTGCTCGCCCACGGTGCCTATGGCGCTGCAGCCCAGGCGTGGGGCTCCGGTGCCAAGTACGCCGTCAACTGTCCGGACAGGTGCGACGCGGGGCGCTGCGGCCCCACGCTCGGCTGCGCGCGCACCGTGCTGGACGATTGCGGCTGCTGCCGGGTGTGCGCCGCCGGCCGAGGGGAGCACTGTTACCGCACCGTGTCTGGCATGCACGGCGTCAAGTGCGGACCGGGCCTCTTCTGCGAGTTCTACAAGGACGAGGACGACTATGGGGATGAATACGGCGTGTGCAAAG ACTGCCACTTTGGCACCTATGGCATGGAGTGCCGTAAAACTTGCAGCTGCAAAGGCGGCGGCCTGTGTGACAGGGAGACAGGCGCATGTCTCACCCTCCGGTTCTTCGCCAAATTGGCCGGCAAGCTCAAGATGGAGCCTCAAAGTGGAGACGAGGGTTCGGGAGAGGTTCAGTACTCGGACCAACCGGCAGCAAATACATCCAACGCTTCCAAGCGGCTCAACCCTCGCTGA